CGGGTGCCGGAGCCCACCACCCCAGAACCGCCGCTGCCGATCGGACCGATCCCGGCCCGGCTGCCGCAGACCGTCCGCTGCCGCCGCTGCGGGCGACCGCTGCACGACCCGCAGGCGCGGATACTGCGCCTGGGGCGCGAGTGCCGGGGCCCCGAGGACGCGGTCCGGGTGGTCGCGGGCGACCAGGAGGCGCTGCCCGGCCTGTAGCGCGGTCGCCGGGTCGCCGATGACCGTGCAATCTGGAGAGGAACCCGGCCGGGCCGGAAGGCGGCCCGCCCGGGGACGTGCCGACGGGTTGGTTTCCTGATCATGCGCGGATTCGAGTGGGACAGGCCTGACGACGCCCGCCGGGAGAGGCCGGGTCCGGATCCGTCACGCCCGGACGGTCACCGGCTGGTGCCGCTCGCCACCGCGCTGCTGGAGGGCAACGGCCGGATCCTGCACTGGAGCGAGGACGCCGAGGCACTGCTCGGCTACACCGCCGAGGAGGCCGTGGGAAGCTACGCGGCCAGGTTGCTGGTCAGCGAGGCGGAGCTGCCCAACGTCACCGAGCTGTTCGGGCGGATCCTGAACGGCCACGGCTGGTCCGGCGTCTTCCCACTGCGCCACCGCGACGGCCGCGTGGTCGAGCTGGAGTTCCGCACCTATCCGATCCGGGGGCCCGGCGGCGTCCCGCTGCTGCTGGCCACCGCCTCCGACGTGAGTGCCCTGCGGGAGGTCGAGGGCGGTCTGGCGATCCTGAACGGTTTCTTCAGCCAGTCCCCGATCGGCCTGGCCGTCTACGACCCCGACCTCCGCTTCGTCCGGATCAACGAGGCGCTGGCCCGGATCAACGGGCTTCCGGTCGACGCGCACCTCGGCCGCCGGATCAGCAACCTGCTGCCGGGGCTCAACAGCGCCGAGATCGAGCAGGCGATGCGACGGGTGCTGGTCACCGGACGCCCGGTGATCGACGCCCGCTCGCACGGCCGCACCCCCGGCGACCCGCGCCGGGACCGCGCGTGGTCGGCGTCCTACTTCCGCCTGGAGGACACCACCGGCCAGGTGCTCGGCGTCAGCTCGTCCATCATCGACGTGACCGAGCGTTTCCAGGCCGAGGCCCGTGCCGCCCGGGCCCAGGAGCGCCTGGCCATGATCGCCGAGGCCACCGCCCGGATCGGCACCACACTGGATCTCCAGCGCACCGCCGAGGAGCTGGTGGAGGCGGTCGTCCCGCGCTTCGCCGACTTCGCCACGGTCGATCTGCTGGAGCCGGTGCTGCGCGGTGAGGAGCCCGTCCACCTCGCCGCCGACAGCGCGGTGCGGCTGAAGGCGGTCGCGGTCGGCGAGGCGTACGAGTCCGGCATGGTGCAGACCGCCGACACGGTCGGCGAGACCTCCGCGTACGACGCCGAGCGGCCCTACACGCAGTGCCTGCGCAGCGCGCGCCCGCTGCTGCGCTCGCACGTGACCGAGGAGATCCTCGCGAGTCTGGTCTCCTCGCCCGACCGGGTGGCGCCGGGGATGGCGGCGGGCGTCCACTCCTACCTGATGGTGCCGCTGCTCGCCCGGGGCATGGTGATCGGGGGCTCGGAGTTCGTGCGGATGCGCAACTCGGAACCTTTCACGCCGGCGGACGTGGCGCTCGCGGAGGAGCTGGTGGCCCGGGCGGCGATCGCCATCGACAACGCCCGGCTGTACCGGCGCGAGCGGGAGACCGCGCTGACCCTCCAGCGCAGCCTGTTGCCGCAGGAGATCCACCGCACCCTCGGGTTGGAGATCGCCTACCGGTACCTGCCCAGCAGCGTGGTGAGCGAGGTGGGCGGGGACTGGTTCGACGTGGTGCCGCTCTCCTGCGGCCGGGTCGCGCTGGTGGTCGGCGACGTGATGGGCCACGGCATCCGGGCCGCCGCCACGATGGGGCAGCTGAGGACGGTGGCGCGCACGCTGGCCACCCTGGACCTGCCGCCGGAGCAGGTCCTCACCCGCTTGGACGAGACCGCGACCGGAATCGGGGACAGCCAGTTCGCCACCTGCATCTGCGCGGTCTACGACCCGGTCGAGCGCTCCGTCCGGGTCGCCTCGGCGGGCCACCTCCCGCCGGTCTGGGTCGCCCCGGACGGCACCGCGCGCCGGGTGGACCTGCCGCCGGGCGTGCCCCTGGGGGTGGGTGGCGTGGCCTTCGAGAGCACCGGGTTCACCGTCCCCGAGGGCGGCGTGATGGCGTTCTACACCGACGGGCTGGTCGAGCGGCGGGGCGAGGACCTCGACGTCGGAATCGACCGGCTGGCCCGCACGCTCTCCCGGTCGGGTCTGACGCTGGAGGAGAGCTGTGACGCGGTGCTCGCCGCGCTGGTCACCGACGGCACCGAGGACGACATCGCGATGATCATGGGCCGGGTCCTGCCCGTGCCGGCCGACCGGATCGCCACCCTCTCGCTCAACGGCAGCGGTCGGCTGACCGGTCTGGCCCGCCGGTTCACCCGCGACACGCTGGACCGCTGGGGCCTGGCGGCGGTGTCCGACTTCGCCGAGCTGCTGGTCAGCGAGCTGGTCACGAACGCCCTGGTGCACGCGGACGCGCCGCGCAGGCTGCGGCTCTTCCGGGACCGGGTGCTGACCGTCGAGGTGGCCGACGCGGGAGGCCAGTCGCCGCAGCTGCGCGAGACCGGCGAGCAGGACGAGGGCGGGCGGGGGATGTTCCTGGTCGGCGAGCTGGCCCACCGCTGGGGGAGCAGGCTCACCAAGGAGGGCAAGGTGGTGTGGGCCGAGCTGGAGCTGCCGCTCGGCAGCTCCGGCTGAGCCCACGCCACCCGATCAGGTCCTCGGGCGCTCATCGGGCGCTCATGGGGCGCTCCTCGGGCGCTCGGGTCGCCGGCCGACGCCACCCGGTCAGGCCGCCACCCGCTCGGCGGCCGGCTCCGCGTGCTCCGCCCGATCGTCCGCCGAGGCGCCGCGACCGGCCTCGCCCCGCTGCCGGAGCAGGAACCACGCCATGCCGGAGGCCGCCAGCAGCAGCCCGCAGGCGAGCACCGCGGCCAGGTTCATGCCGCTCACGAAGGACCCGCGCGCCGAGGCCAGCAGTGGCCCGGCGAGCTGCGCGGGCAGCGTCCCGGCGGCCTCCACCGCGCCGCCGATCGACTCGCCCGCCAGTGCGGCCGTCGCCCCGTCCGTGCCCGCCGGGACGGTCAGCGAGCCGGCGTAGGCCGCGCCGACCACCGAGCCGACCAGGGCGATGCCCAGTGCGGTACCCAACTCGTACGCCGTCTCGGAGACCGCGGAGGCGGCGCCGGACTTCTCGGCCGGAGCGGAGCCCAGCACCACGTCGGCGGCGAGCGTGTAGACCACGCCCTCGGCGGTGCCGACGATCAGGAAGGCGACTGCCAGCAGCAGGTACGTGCTGTCCTCCCGCAGCAGGCCGAGCAGGCCCAGGCCGACGCCCATGGCCAGCAGCCCGGCGGTCAGCGCCACCCGGACCCCGGCCCGGCGGGCCAGGCGCGCCGTCAGCAGACCGCCGACCACGGCGCCGGCGAAGGCGGGCAGTTCGGCGAGGCCGGCCCGCAGCGGCGGGTAGCCGCGGACCAGCTGGAGGTACTGCGACATCACGAACACCACACCGGACAGACCGATCAGCGCGGTCAGCGAGGCGAGCACGGCGGCCGTGAACCGCCGGTCGGCGAACAGCCGGACGTCGAGCAGCGGAGTGGCCAGCCGCAGCTGGCGGCGGACGAACACGGTCAGTGCCGTCGCGCCGAGCACGGCGGTCAGCGCGACGTCCCAGCGCGCCGGCCCGTGCGCGGCGGCCTCCTTGACGGCGTAGACCACGCCGATCACACCGGCCAGCGACAGCACCACACTGAGCACGTCCCAGCGGCCCGGCCGCGGGTCCCTCGACTCGGGCAGCAGCCAGGCGCCCAGCACCAGCAGCAGGAGGACGACGGGGATGTTCAGCAGGAAGACCGAGCCCCACCAGAAGTGCTCCAGCAGGATCCCGCCGACCACCGGGCCGAGCGCCGCGCCCGCGGTGGCCGCGGCGCCCCAGACGCCTATCGCGGTGGCCCGCTCGCGGGAGTCGGGGAAGAGCGTGCGGATCAACGACAGCGTGGCGGGCATGATGGTCGCGCCCGCCACGCCGAGCAGCGCGCGGGCCAGGATCAGCCAGCCGGCGCCGGGCGCGTACGCGGCGAGCAGCGAGGCGACCCCGAACGCGGCGGAGCCGCTCAGCAGCAGCCTCTTGCGGCCGATCCGGTCACTGAGCGCGCCCATGCTGACCAGCAGGCCGGCCAGTACGAAGGAGTAGGCGTCGCCGATCCAGAGCAGCTGGGTGCCGCTGGGCCGCAGCGTCTCACTGATGGAGGGGATGGCGAGGGAGAGGACGGTCGCGTCGACGGCGACCAGGGTGACGGCCACGACGAGGACGCCGAGGCCGGTCCAGCGCCGGCGGGTGGTCGTGGGGGTGGGGCGGAGCATGGTGGTGCTCATGGTTTCGGGGTTCTCCTGAGTGCGCCGCCGAGGAAGAGCTCGGCGAGCGAGAATGCGCTGTCGCGCGGGGCCAGGCGTCCGTCCTGGACGGCCCAGCCGACGCCGGCGACCAGATCGAAGAAGGCTTCGCTGAGCCAGCCGGCCGAGAGCTCGATCCGGATCACGCCCTCCTGCTGTCCGCGCAGGAACAGCGCGCGGATCCGGGCGTCCTGGACCTCCCAGAGCTCGTTGATCTCGGGGTCGTCGTAGAGCTGGTTCTCGCCGGCCAGGAAGGCGCAGAGCGCCGCGTCCGGCACGACGGCCTCGATCAGGCGGCGCAGCGCCGCCTCGGCGTCGCCCTCCTCGATCGCCGCGGTGTCCAGCGCGCCGGCCACCTTGCGCAGGCTGAGCGCGCCGACCTCGCGGATCAGCGCCTCCCGGCCCGGGAAGATCCGGTGCAGGGTGGCGCGACTGATGCCCGCGGCCCGCGCGATCTCGTCGAGGTGGGCGGTCGGGCGGCGGGAGAGCATGCCGACGGCGGCTTCGAGGACGGAGTCACGATCGGTGGCCATGGGGCAAGTGTAGATCGGATGAGACATCCATGTCTCATTTTTCGGATGGAAGCCTCAGTTGAGGCGCGGCCGACCGGCCACGAGCGCCGAAAAACCGGGGACGGCGTCGACCGTCCCCGGTGGGGCCCTGCGTACCGCTGCTCCCGGCGGGGATCAGCTCTGGTTGTAGAAGCCGGTGTCGTCCAGCGGCCGGTCGATCACCATGACCTCGACCTCGGCCGGCGTGAGCAGGAAGACCCGGCGGGCGATCCGCTCGATCCCGCCGCAGGTGCCGAAGATGAGGCCGGAGGCGAAGTCGACCATGCGCTTGGCCTCGGCGTCGTCCATCTCGGTCAGGTCCATCACCACGGGAGTGCTGGCGCGGATGTGCTCGCCCACCACCCGGGCGGCCTCGAAACCGGTGGGCCGCACCGAGACGATCTTGGCCGGGGCCGGTGCGGCGGCCACCGTCTCCTGGTCGGCCCACGGATCGTCGTAGACCGCGGCGGGGTAGTTTCCGGAGGGCATCAGCCACCCGTTGTGGTGCTCGTCGCGAAGTGCTCCCATGCCGCGCCTCCCTGTCTCGTCCCGAACCCGTCCCCCGGGGGCGCGTGCCCTTTTGACACGTCATCCACTCGTCGGAACTGTCCGAGTATCGCACTGATCACCGGTTCGGTGCCCGCTCGCGGCCGCCGTACGGGTTGTGGCGCGCCGCGTGCCCGGGCGTTCCCGGGTACCTGAAGCGACGCCGCAGCTCGACGTACGGTTGCGCGCGTATACGACTCCGGTTCGCGTCAGCCCTGAGTTGACCGACCGTCAATCCGGTGGGGGAAAGGTTCATTCCCCCGTGGAGCCGTCCACAAGCTCCCTGAGCAGATCCGCGTGCCCGTTGTGGCGCGCGTACTCCTCGATCATGTGCACCTGGATCCAGCGCAGCGTGACGTCCGAGCCCTTGCGCTTGCGCCGGGCGACCGTCTCCAGCGGCAGGCCCTCGCAGGCCCGGCGGGAGAGTTCGGTCTGGGTGCGCCAGGTCGCGAAGGCCTCGGCGACGTCGGCGTCGTCGACCCCGGTGAACTCGCCGTCCTCGTCCTGCGGCGTCCAGTAGAGCCCGCCCTCACCGGGCTCCGCGCCGAGCAGGTGGATCTGGTACCAGGCGCGCTCCACCTCGGACATGTGCCGGACGAGGCCGAGCAGGGACAGTCCGGACGGCGGTACGGCGCGCAGCCGCAGCTGGTCGTCCGTCAGGCCCTCGCACTTCATCGCGAGAGTGGCCCGCTGGAAGTCCAGGAATGCGGCCAGCATGGCGAATTCGTCGGCGGCGTAGGGGGCGTCGGTCCGGGTGAGGCCGGGGGTGCGGTTCATGGCGGCCATCCTGGCGCAGGGCACCGACAGTCGCGACCGAATAGTCGGGTGGGCGCGCCGGACGGACCCCTTTCGGCGCCGCGGACGTCCTGCCGCGCGCGCTCTCCGGAGCCTGGTGCTGGTGCTGGTGCTGGTGCTGGTGCTGGCTGCCTGCCGCCCGGTGCCGGTGCGGGTGTCCGCCGTCGGGGAGCCGTCGCCGGGACCGGACCGTCGCCGTCGCCGGAGATCCGGCAGACGGGCTCAGGCGCCCGCGCCCGCGCTCCGGCGCCTGGCGGCCCGCACCGCCGCCGCCAGACCGAACAGCGTCATCAGCGCGATCGCGCCCGCCGAGACCAGGAAGGCCGCCGAGCCCGGCTGCTTCGCGCTCGCGGCCGCGATCACGTACGCGGCCGTGGCCGGCAGCACGCCCAGCGCGGTGGCGCCCAGGAACGGCGCGAAGCGCACACCGGAGAAGGCGGCGGCGTAGTTGCCGGCCTGGAACGGCAGCCCGGGGAACAGGCGCAGCAGCAGGACGCTGCGAAAGCCCTGTTCGGTGAACCGGCGGTCGAGCGCGGTCAGCACCTTGCCGCGCAGGAACGGCCGCAGGGCGTCCCGGCCGAGCCGGCGGCCGAGCGCGAAGGCGAGGGCGGCGCCGAGGGCGCTGCCGAGGACGGCGAGCAGCAGGCCCTCCCCGATGCCCAGCATCAGCCCGGCGGCGGCGTTCAGCGCCGGGCGCGGGACGAAGGCCAGCGTGCCGAGCGTGTACACCGCGAGGAAGAGCGGGGCCCGCCAGACCGCCGGCACATCTGTCGCCAGGCCACCGGAGAGCAGCGCCGAGGGATCCCAGAGCAGCAGGGAGGCGGCCGCCGCGCCCAGGATCGTCACCAGGAGGGCCAGTCTGCTCCAGGGCGAGCGCGCCGCGCGGCGCAGCCGGTCGCCGGTCGTTGATGCGCCGGTCGTTGATGCGCCGGCGGTCGGGGCCACGGCCGGTGGCGCCGGTGTCGCAGCGTGGGCCGGCGCGGGGGCGGGGGCCGGCCCGGGTGCGGGCGCGGGGGTGGGCGGGGCCGGCGGCGCGGGTGCGGGCGGTGGGGGAGCGGGAGGCACCGGCCGAGCATAGACCGGTACGCGCCCCGACCGGCCACGGGAGGGTCCGTACCCGGCCCGGCCCCGGCCGCCGCAGCCCACCGCACCCCGCCACCGCACCCCACCGGCCGCCCGCGGCGGGGAGGGCGGGGGCGGCCGGTGGGGTGCGGGCCCTCGGCGCTCGTGCGGGCCGGTGGTGCGTGCGGAGTCGGTCAGCCGGCCGGCGCGTCGCTGGGCACGGGGACGGGCACCGGCACGGTCTGCGTCCGGGCCGGGCGGCGCAGTGCGCCCGCGCCCAGCACCATGGCGGCGGTCAGCGCGGTGACCAGGGTGAACGAGACGGTGAGCGAGGTGGCCTGGGCCAGGACGCCGATCACGGCGGGGGC
The sequence above is drawn from the Kitasatospora sp. NBC_00315 genome and encodes:
- a CDS encoding MFS transporter, with the protein product MSTTMLRPTPTTTRRRWTGLGVLVVAVTLVAVDATVLSLAIPSISETLRPSGTQLLWIGDAYSFVLAGLLVSMGALSDRIGRKRLLLSGSAAFGVASLLAAYAPGAGWLILARALLGVAGATIMPATLSLIRTLFPDSRERATAIGVWGAAATAGAALGPVVGGILLEHFWWGSVFLLNIPVVLLLLVLGAWLLPESRDPRPGRWDVLSVVLSLAGVIGVVYAVKEAAAHGPARWDVALTAVLGATALTVFVRRQLRLATPLLDVRLFADRRFTAAVLASLTALIGLSGVVFVMSQYLQLVRGYPPLRAGLAELPAFAGAVVGGLLTARLARRAGVRVALTAGLLAMGVGLGLLGLLREDSTYLLLAVAFLIVGTAEGVVYTLAADVVLGSAPAEKSGAASAVSETAYELGTALGIALVGSVVGAAYAGSLTVPAGTDGATAALAGESIGGAVEAAGTLPAQLAGPLLASARGSFVSGMNLAAVLACGLLLAASGMAWFLLRQRGEAGRGASADDRAEHAEPAAERVAA
- a CDS encoding cell division protein SepF — protein: MGALRDEHHNGWLMPSGNYPAAVYDDPWADQETVAAAPAPAKIVSVRPTGFEAARVVGEHIRASTPVVMDLTEMDDAEAKRMVDFASGLIFGTCGGIERIARRVFLLTPAEVEVMVIDRPLDDTGFYNQS
- a CDS encoding DUF6011 domain-containing protein translates to MPEPTTPEPPLPIGPIPARLPQTVRCRRCGRPLHDPQARILRLGRECRGPEDAVRVVAGDQEALPGL
- a CDS encoding SpoIIE family protein phosphatase yields the protein MPLATALLEGNGRILHWSEDAEALLGYTAEEAVGSYAARLLVSEAELPNVTELFGRILNGHGWSGVFPLRHRDGRVVELEFRTYPIRGPGGVPLLLATASDVSALREVEGGLAILNGFFSQSPIGLAVYDPDLRFVRINEALARINGLPVDAHLGRRISNLLPGLNSAEIEQAMRRVLVTGRPVIDARSHGRTPGDPRRDRAWSASYFRLEDTTGQVLGVSSSIIDVTERFQAEARAARAQERLAMIAEATARIGTTLDLQRTAEELVEAVVPRFADFATVDLLEPVLRGEEPVHLAADSAVRLKAVAVGEAYESGMVQTADTVGETSAYDAERPYTQCLRSARPLLRSHVTEEILASLVSSPDRVAPGMAAGVHSYLMVPLLARGMVIGGSEFVRMRNSEPFTPADVALAEELVARAAIAIDNARLYRRERETALTLQRSLLPQEIHRTLGLEIAYRYLPSSVVSEVGGDWFDVVPLSCGRVALVVGDVMGHGIRAAATMGQLRTVARTLATLDLPPEQVLTRLDETATGIGDSQFATCICAVYDPVERSVRVASAGHLPPVWVAPDGTARRVDLPPGVPLGVGGVAFESTGFTVPEGGVMAFYTDGLVERRGEDLDVGIDRLARTLSRSGLTLEESCDAVLAALVTDGTEDDIAMIMGRVLPVPADRIATLSLNGSGRLTGLARRFTRDTLDRWGLAAVSDFAELLVSELVTNALVHADAPRRLRLFRDRVLTVEVADAGGQSPQLRETGEQDEGGRGMFLVGELAHRWGSRLTKEGKVVWAELELPLGSSG
- a CDS encoding DinB family protein, producing MNRTPGLTRTDAPYAADEFAMLAAFLDFQRATLAMKCEGLTDDQLRLRAVPPSGLSLLGLVRHMSEVERAWYQIHLLGAEPGEGGLYWTPQDEDGEFTGVDDADVAEAFATWRTQTELSRRACEGLPLETVARRKRKGSDVTLRWIQVHMIEEYARHNGHADLLRELVDGSTGE
- a CDS encoding TVP38/TMEM64 family protein; this encodes MAPTAGASTTGASTTGDRLRRAARSPWSRLALLVTILGAAAASLLLWDPSALLSGGLATDVPAVWRAPLFLAVYTLGTLAFVPRPALNAAAGLMLGIGEGLLLAVLGSALGAALAFALGRRLGRDALRPFLRGKVLTALDRRFTEQGFRSVLLLRLFPGLPFQAGNYAAAFSGVRFAPFLGATALGVLPATAAYVIAAASAKQPGSAAFLVSAGAIALMTLFGLAAAVRAARRRSAGAGA
- a CDS encoding TetR/AcrR family transcriptional regulator — encoded protein: MATDRDSVLEAAVGMLSRRPTAHLDEIARAAGISRATLHRIFPGREALIREVGALSLRKVAGALDTAAIEEGDAEAALRRLIEAVVPDAALCAFLAGENQLYDDPEINELWEVQDARIRALFLRGQQEGVIRIELSAGWLSEAFFDLVAGVGWAVQDGRLAPRDSAFSLAELFLGGALRRTPKP